In the genome of Tuberibacillus sp. Marseille-P3662, one region contains:
- a CDS encoding DUF4037 domain-containing protein has translation MNLFQKAKEMSAIYRDNPKVEAIILAGSVSKNLQDEHSDIELHILWSTSPTDDDRQHPIEEVKGSILSYEPYEEEEWSEAYISQDGVKFEISSFLSATVERFIFDVVDKFDTDYDKQCIVAAVKDGVSLFEEGKINELKNKVANYPLDLAERMVSENLWLGNRWNNREALLKRQDWLMLYDVICDVQKKLFGVLFGLNRMYVHHPVFKWMQFNIERMTIKPESLDDRITRILTGEPQDSVAELETLVNEVIVLVEKYIPELDISEQKKHIEFAK, from the coding sequence ATGAACTTATTTCAAAAAGCAAAAGAAATGTCAGCGATATACAGAGATAATCCAAAGGTAGAAGCAATCATTCTGGCTGGTTCTGTATCAAAGAATTTACAGGATGAGCACTCGGATATTGAACTACATATTTTGTGGTCGACTTCTCCAACAGATGATGACCGTCAGCATCCCATCGAAGAAGTTAAGGGATCAATCTTATCGTATGAGCCTTATGAGGAAGAGGAATGGTCTGAAGCGTACATCAGTCAGGATGGGGTGAAGTTTGAAATTAGCAGTTTTTTATCAGCAACTGTTGAACGTTTCATTTTCGATGTGGTAGACAAGTTTGATACAGACTATGATAAACAGTGTATAGTGGCTGCCGTTAAAGATGGCGTAAGTCTTTTTGAGGAAGGAAAGATTAATGAGTTAAAAAATAAGGTTGCAAACTATCCATTGGATCTGGCCGAAAGAATGGTTTCGGAAAATCTTTGGCTAGGTAATCGGTGGAATAATCGTGAAGCACTTTTGAAGCGACAAGACTGGTTAATGCTTTATGATGTCATTTGTGACGTTCAAAAGAAACTATTTGGTGTATTGTTTGGTCTGAATCGTATGTATGTTCATCACCCGGTATTTAAGTGGATGCAGTTCAATATAGAACGCATGACGATAAAACCAGAAAGCCTTGATGACCGCATTACCCGTATCCTAACGGGTGAGCCACAAGATTCAGTAGCGGAGTTGGAAACGTTGGTTAACGAGGTTATTGTTCTAGTCGAGAAATATATTCCCGAATTGGACATCAGTGAACAAAAGAAGCACATTGAATTTGCGAAATAA